Proteins encoded in a region of the Dreissena polymorpha isolate Duluth1 chromosome 6, UMN_Dpol_1.0, whole genome shotgun sequence genome:
- the LOC127835453 gene encoding BTB/POZ domain-containing protein KCTD7-like: protein MRILVWRNGDLQIFLSTSHSLFSAAFCPSVNVLPVTSESPKTTTSHTHSTRTSFKAPTLTLPVPSTETESQAFEQVLPKETCTKQVPDVLELCVGGTHRYTTLLVTMTQAKAGDLAEMFLGKVPLHVMTDGSFFLDTDGESFQLIIEYLRDGRLPDMDVDSSKGTCEELLLKSFQTARKYGLHEYLHDLDQYVPIQRFKDLEANKAFVEFYVKQILWALNKTDLERNGKFAILLKSTNSTVISAACCKHVCQFSPHDTVVHLTRDFSLRILILLCQRLRCLGYNVTTNEESCVFRCSTHEEGDDARKECTSRRHLLTWFCRI, encoded by the exons ATGAGGATTTTAGTCTGGAG GAATGGCGATTTGCAGATCTTTTTGTCCACATCGCATTCCCTCTTCAGTGCAGCTTTTTGTCCTTCTGTAAATGTGTTACCCGTTACGTCGGAATCACCTAAAACCACTACGTCACATACGCATTCAACCAGAACGTCATTTAAGGCTCCAACATTAACGTTACCTGTGCCGTCAACCGAAACTGAATCGCAAGCATTTGAGCAGGTGCTGCCAAAGGAAACGTGTACCAAACAG GTACCGGATGTACTGGAGCTATGTGTTGGGGGCACCCACAGGTACACGACATTGCTGGTTACCATGACACAGGCAAAGGCAGGTGATCTTGCAGAAATGTTCTTAGGAAAAGTGCCTTTACATGTCATGACAGATGGATCTTTCTTCCTTGACACTGACGGAGAATCCTTCCAACTGATTATTGAATACTTACGTGACGGCCGACTGCCGGATATGGACGTAGATTCTTCGAAAGGCACTTGTGAGGAATTGTTACTGAAATCTTTCCAAACCGCTCGAAAGTACGGGTTACATGAATATCTGCACGATCTTGACCAATATGTTCCTATTCAGCGTTTCAAAGACCTTGAAGCAAATAAAGCTTTTGTCGAGTTCTATGTGAAACAGATTTTATGGGCGCTCAATAAAACTGATCTTGAACGAAATGGAAAGTTCGCAATCCTGTTGAAGTCAACTAATTCGACTGTTATCTCTGCTGCGTGCTGTAAACATGTCTGTCAGTTTTCCCCTCATGATACTGTTGTTCACCTAACAAGGGACTTTAGTTTGCGAATCTTGATTTTGTTGTGTCAGCGTCTCCGTTGCCTTGGTTACAACGTCACTACCAATGAAGAAAGTTGTGTGTTTAGATGTTCTACACACGAGGAAGGAGACGACGCTAGAAAGGAATGCACAAGCAGGCGTCATTTGTTGACGTGGTTTTGTCGGATTTAG